In one Halichondria panicea chromosome 4, odHalPani1.1, whole genome shotgun sequence genomic region, the following are encoded:
- the LOC135335320 gene encoding uncharacterized protein LOC135335320 isoform X1 has translation MATVNLFLCCMLGSVSLVYGQPLFQILTGPKALVSSSGSVIEGSVIQIYCTVEDDTTATFTWTLNGSSLRNDPPHIRIREDNRPERSKSLLTDDSTCVLTVDNFRASDNGVYQCTATSGATSGNGAAVTLTAVSSTGDGTLMLTDQPSLNEPVDLSASLNDNRTGIALGGTVDGSLLTCTAGHQGDGVMNYPAPSVVWVRSGQVVESRITIAMINRRVTSSLTITNFGLPDAGVYQCVFTDDSDGGEVITSVPYQLDTGTTIRIERVSPEVIILRPPEKLVIEVRVSGEYEVLFWRKTTIRTFIPGQMLPQEFPNYFETFVRDNTTAEDEGFYIVQPQLKPGKTQTHTITPTGGVDFGVIAPVDAITTSLNISTVVIPEGGSADISCRSVGAPVPSITWKVNNQTTEFKQTDTETPFIAALTGTIGNRGFDVSPGSIESSLHIVSATYPDHDGVYTCIGSNSEDLSSSTFVTVQVNAVPEVETTATETLVYIGSDITITCSVRRGNPFNYIFTITNTDTGSTTTGPNRTLTSIHMSDLGTYRCDVTNDAGTGSSIVTIELGDISCPGFDIENGIIIYSGDTTEPHIYGTTTNYQCDTGYEITNGDRVRTCTGDGSSSVGEWSGTVSACSVVDCGQPTPPSDGEVSLPAGTTFSSVAHYSCHSCYRRVGVSLQICAGNGLWTPAQPTCEILDCDRPPDLDNGKITTPYTTTCGSLVTYNCDRGYLLEGVSSRTCQTNEEWSNGTALCNPIDCGSLSSPDNGGVVMLSGSTFMSRATYSCNSGYLLRGPAELTCGPTGLWSPYPRAPSCEPVDCGALMNPTNGRVDSLSGTTFMNRATYTCSIGHNLVGTSSRMCLANSNWSYVQPTCKVVDCGALEYPTNGQVVILQGTTFDQPAVYSCNEGYTLNGDARRTCTASGHWLGSAPSCDPVDCGILEAPANGNVATSQDTHFMDTALYSCAPGFNLTGCPSAVCQSNGTWSCDPPFCADNTMIQLKFGPTRYCVEWTDEKVKLMYRIMHIAITKAVGKSGHDIPMNNIQPGYFVCYKSTTRTTYRTTITGTKSLSAVEYAELISEWVESGVTTRVLWYAIKMDKACPVVIASMDKDECE, from the exons ATGGCTACTGTAAATCTATTTCTCTGCTGTATGCTGGGAAGTGTTTCTCTTGTGTATGGGCAGCCTTTGT TTCAAATCCTCACTGGACCAAAAGCCCTCGTCTCCTCCAGTGGGAGCGTGATTGAAGGATCAGTGATCCAgatctactgtactgtagagGATGACACCACTGCCACTTTCACATGGACTCTCAATGGAAGCTCTCTGAGGAACGATCCACCTCACATTCGTATCAGAGAAGACAATCGCCCTGAACGCTCAAAATCATTGCTCACTGATGACTCCACATGTGTTCTCACTGTGGACAACTTCAGAGCCTCTGACAATGGAGTCTATCAGTGCACTGCTACTAGTGGAGCTACTTCTGGCAATGGAGCGGCTGTCACATTAACAG CTGTGTCATCTACTGGTGATGGAACATTGATGTTGACTGATCAACCCTCTCTCAATGAACCTGTTGACCTCAGTGCTTCCCTCAATGATAACCGCACTGGGATAGCTCTTGGTGGCACTGTCGATGGTTCTCTACTGACATGCACTGCTGGACATCAAGGTGATGGAGTGATGAACTACCCCGCCCCCTCTGTGGTGTGGGTGAGGAGCGGACAAGTTGTTGAATCACGAATCACCATTGCAATGATCAATAGACGAGTTACCAGTTCTCTGACTATCACTAACTTTGGACTGCCTGATGCAGGAGTGTACCAGTGTGTCTTCACTGATGACAGTGATGGTGGGGAGGTCATCACATCAGTACCTTATCAATTGGATACAG GTACTACCATTCGTATTGAGAGGGTCTCTCCTGAGGTCATTATTTTACGTCCTCCCGAGAAGCTGGTCATTGAAGTGAGGGTGTCAGGAGAATATGAAGTGTTGTTCTGGCGCAAAACGACTATAAGGACTTTCATACCTGGTCAAATGCTTCCTCAAGAGTTTCCTAATTATTTTGAGACATTTGTACGAGACAACACCACAGCTGAGGATGAGGGGTTCTACATTGTTCAACCTCAACTTAAGCCTGGAAAAACTCAAACTCATACCATCACACCAACTGGTGGTGTTGATTTTGGGGTTATTGCGCCAG TTGATGCCATCACAACATCTCTCAATATTTCTACTGTTGTGATTCCCGAGGGAGGCAGTGCAGACATCTCCTGTAGATCAGTGGGAGCTCCCGTTCCTAGTATCACATGGAAGGTCAACAACCAGACCACTGAATTTAAGCAGACAGACACAGAGACACCATTTATAGCTGCACTGACTGGAACTATTGGAAACAGAGGTTTTGACGTATCTCCTGGTAGCATTGAGTCATCCCTCCATATTGTGAGTGCCACATACCCTGATCATGATGGAGTGTACACTTGTATTGGAAGCAACTCTGAGGACCTCAGCAGCAGTACCTTCGTCACTGTGCAAGTTAATG CTGTTCCTGAAGTGGAAACTACAGCTACTGAGACTCTTGTGTACATCGGAAGTGATATCACCATCACCTGTTCTGTGCGGAGGGGAAATCCCTTTAATTACATCTTCACCATTACTAATACTGACACTGGCAGTACAACAACTGGACCCAACCGCACTCTGACAAGCATTcatatgtctgatcttggtacCTATCGCTGTGATGTCACTAATGATGCTGGAACTGGGAGCAGTATTGTGACTATAGAGCTGGGAG ATATCAGTTGCCCTGGTTTTGATATTGAGAATGGGATTATTATCTACTCTGGTGACACAACAGAGCCTCACATTTATGGAACAACAACTAATTATCAGTGTGACACTGGGTATGAAATAACGAATGGAGACAGAGTGAGGACATGTACTGGCGATGGTAGTAGTTCAGTGGGAGAGTGGAGTGGAACTGTGTCAGCTTGTTCGG TTGTGGATTGTGGACAACCTACTCCTCCCAGTGATGGAGAAGTTAGCTTGCCTGCTGGCACTACATTCAGTAGCGTGGCACACTACAGCTGCCATTCCTGCTATCGGCGTGTAGGAGTTTCATTACAGATTTGTGCAGGAAATGGACTGTGGACCCCAGCTCAACCAACCTGTGAAA TTCTTGATTGCGATCGACCTCCAGATCTTGACAATGGAAAAATCACAACACCTTACACAACAACCTGTGGCAGTCTGGTCACCTACAACTGTGACAGAGGCTATCTACTGGAGGGAGTGAGCTCACGTACCTGTCAGACTAATGAAGAGTGGTCCAATGGAACAGCACTGTGCAATC CTATTGACTGTGGCAGCTTGAGTAGTCCTGACAATGGTGGTGTAGTAATGTTGTCTGGCTCTACCTTCATGAGCAGAGCTACCTACTCTTGCAACAGTGGGTACCTACTGAGAGGTCCTGCAGAACTGACTTGTGGTCCTACTGGACTATGGTCCCCATATCCACGTGCACCTAGCTGTGAAC CTGTGGACTGTGGTGCATTGATGAATCCTACTAATGGACGAGTGGACTCATTGTCTGGAACCACTTTCATGAATAGAGCTACCTATACTTGTAGCATAGGCCATAATCTTGTGGGAACCAGCTCAAGAATGTGTTTAGCAAATAGCAATTGGAGTTATGTACAGCCAACTTGTAAAG TTGTAGACTGTGGAGCACTTGAATACCCCACAAATGGACAAGTTGTGATATTGCAGGGAACCACTTTTGACCAACCAGCTGTGTACTCTTGCAATGAGGGGTACACACTAAATGGAGATGCCAGACGTACTTGCACTGCTAGTGGGCATTGGTTAGGATCAGCCCCATCATGTGATC CCGTGGATTGTGGTATTCTTGAGGCTCCAGCCAATGGTAATGTAGCCACATCTCAAGACACTCACTTTATGGATACTGCCTTGTACAGTTGTGCCCCAGGCTTCAACCTCACTGGATGCCCCTCAGCAGTGTGTCAGTCCAATGGTACCTGGTCATGTGACCCTCCCTTCTGTGCCG ACAATACAATGATCCAACTCAAGTTCGGCCCAACTCGCTATTGTGTGGAGTGGACT GATGAGAAGGTTAAATTGATGTACAGGATCATGCACATTGCCATCACCAAGGCAGTAGGAAAGAGTGGACATGACATTCCCATGAACAACATTCAACCTGGCTACTTTGTATGTTACAAATCCACAACAAGGACGACCTATCGAACCACGATCACTGGTACGAAGAGTTTGAGTGCTGTCGAGTATGCTGAGTTAATTAGCGAGTGGGTGGAGTCTGGAGTGACCACCAGGGTGCTTTGGTACGCTATCAAGATGGACAAGGCCTGTCCAGTGGTCATTGCCTCCATGGACAAGGATGAGTGTGAATAA
- the LOC135335320 gene encoding uncharacterized protein LOC135335320 isoform X2 — translation MATVNLFLCCMLGSVSLVYGQPLFQILTGPKALVSSSGSVIEGSVIQIYCTVEDDTTATFTWTLNGSSLRNDPPHIRIREDNRPERSKSLLTDDSTCVLTVDNFRASDNGVYQCTATSGATSGNGAAVTLTAVSSTGDGTLMLTDQPSLNEPVDLSASLNDNRTGIALGGTVDGSLLTCTAGHQGDGVMNYPAPSVVWVRSGQVVESRITIAMINRRVTSSLTITNFGLPDAGVYQCVFTDDSDGGEVITSVPYQLDTGTTIRIERVSPEVIILRPPEKLVIEVRVSGEYEVLFWRKTTIRTFIPGQMLPQEFPNYFETFVRDNTTAEDEGFYIVQPQLKPGKTQTHTITPTGGVDFGVIAPVDAITTSLNISTVVIPEGGSADISCRSVGAPVPSITWKVNNQTTEFKQTDTETPFIAALTGTIGNRGFDVSPGSIESSLHIVSATYPDHDGVYTCIGSNSEDLSSSTFVTVQVNAVPEVETTATETLVYIGSDITITCSVRRGNPFNYIFTITNTDTGSTTTGPNRTLTSIHMSDLGTYRCDVTNDAGTGSSIVTIELGDISCPGFDIENGIIIYSGDTTEPHIYGTTTNYQCDTGYEITNGDRVRTCTGDGSSSVGEWSGTVSACSVVDCGQPTPPSDGEVSLPAGTTFSSVAHYSCHSCYRRVGVSLQICAGNGLWTPAQPTCEILDCDRPPDLDNGKITTPYTTTCGSLVTYNCDRGYLLEGVSSRTCQTNEEWSNGTALCNPIDCGSLSSPDNGGVVMLSGSTFMSRATYSCNSGYLLRGPAELTCGPTGLWSPYPRAPSCEPVDCGALMNPTNGRVDSLSGTTFMNRATYTCSIGHNLVGTSSRMCLANSNWSYVQPTCKVVDCGALEYPTNGQVVILQGTTFDQPAVYSCNEGYTLNGDARRTCTASGHWLGSAPSCDPVDCGILEAPANVVPQASTSLDAPQQCVSPMVPGHVTLPSVPTIQ, via the exons ATGGCTACTGTAAATCTATTTCTCTGCTGTATGCTGGGAAGTGTTTCTCTTGTGTATGGGCAGCCTTTGT TTCAAATCCTCACTGGACCAAAAGCCCTCGTCTCCTCCAGTGGGAGCGTGATTGAAGGATCAGTGATCCAgatctactgtactgtagagGATGACACCACTGCCACTTTCACATGGACTCTCAATGGAAGCTCTCTGAGGAACGATCCACCTCACATTCGTATCAGAGAAGACAATCGCCCTGAACGCTCAAAATCATTGCTCACTGATGACTCCACATGTGTTCTCACTGTGGACAACTTCAGAGCCTCTGACAATGGAGTCTATCAGTGCACTGCTACTAGTGGAGCTACTTCTGGCAATGGAGCGGCTGTCACATTAACAG CTGTGTCATCTACTGGTGATGGAACATTGATGTTGACTGATCAACCCTCTCTCAATGAACCTGTTGACCTCAGTGCTTCCCTCAATGATAACCGCACTGGGATAGCTCTTGGTGGCACTGTCGATGGTTCTCTACTGACATGCACTGCTGGACATCAAGGTGATGGAGTGATGAACTACCCCGCCCCCTCTGTGGTGTGGGTGAGGAGCGGACAAGTTGTTGAATCACGAATCACCATTGCAATGATCAATAGACGAGTTACCAGTTCTCTGACTATCACTAACTTTGGACTGCCTGATGCAGGAGTGTACCAGTGTGTCTTCACTGATGACAGTGATGGTGGGGAGGTCATCACATCAGTACCTTATCAATTGGATACAG GTACTACCATTCGTATTGAGAGGGTCTCTCCTGAGGTCATTATTTTACGTCCTCCCGAGAAGCTGGTCATTGAAGTGAGGGTGTCAGGAGAATATGAAGTGTTGTTCTGGCGCAAAACGACTATAAGGACTTTCATACCTGGTCAAATGCTTCCTCAAGAGTTTCCTAATTATTTTGAGACATTTGTACGAGACAACACCACAGCTGAGGATGAGGGGTTCTACATTGTTCAACCTCAACTTAAGCCTGGAAAAACTCAAACTCATACCATCACACCAACTGGTGGTGTTGATTTTGGGGTTATTGCGCCAG TTGATGCCATCACAACATCTCTCAATATTTCTACTGTTGTGATTCCCGAGGGAGGCAGTGCAGACATCTCCTGTAGATCAGTGGGAGCTCCCGTTCCTAGTATCACATGGAAGGTCAACAACCAGACCACTGAATTTAAGCAGACAGACACAGAGACACCATTTATAGCTGCACTGACTGGAACTATTGGAAACAGAGGTTTTGACGTATCTCCTGGTAGCATTGAGTCATCCCTCCATATTGTGAGTGCCACATACCCTGATCATGATGGAGTGTACACTTGTATTGGAAGCAACTCTGAGGACCTCAGCAGCAGTACCTTCGTCACTGTGCAAGTTAATG CTGTTCCTGAAGTGGAAACTACAGCTACTGAGACTCTTGTGTACATCGGAAGTGATATCACCATCACCTGTTCTGTGCGGAGGGGAAATCCCTTTAATTACATCTTCACCATTACTAATACTGACACTGGCAGTACAACAACTGGACCCAACCGCACTCTGACAAGCATTcatatgtctgatcttggtacCTATCGCTGTGATGTCACTAATGATGCTGGAACTGGGAGCAGTATTGTGACTATAGAGCTGGGAG ATATCAGTTGCCCTGGTTTTGATATTGAGAATGGGATTATTATCTACTCTGGTGACACAACAGAGCCTCACATTTATGGAACAACAACTAATTATCAGTGTGACACTGGGTATGAAATAACGAATGGAGACAGAGTGAGGACATGTACTGGCGATGGTAGTAGTTCAGTGGGAGAGTGGAGTGGAACTGTGTCAGCTTGTTCGG TTGTGGATTGTGGACAACCTACTCCTCCCAGTGATGGAGAAGTTAGCTTGCCTGCTGGCACTACATTCAGTAGCGTGGCACACTACAGCTGCCATTCCTGCTATCGGCGTGTAGGAGTTTCATTACAGATTTGTGCAGGAAATGGACTGTGGACCCCAGCTCAACCAACCTGTGAAA TTCTTGATTGCGATCGACCTCCAGATCTTGACAATGGAAAAATCACAACACCTTACACAACAACCTGTGGCAGTCTGGTCACCTACAACTGTGACAGAGGCTATCTACTGGAGGGAGTGAGCTCACGTACCTGTCAGACTAATGAAGAGTGGTCCAATGGAACAGCACTGTGCAATC CTATTGACTGTGGCAGCTTGAGTAGTCCTGACAATGGTGGTGTAGTAATGTTGTCTGGCTCTACCTTCATGAGCAGAGCTACCTACTCTTGCAACAGTGGGTACCTACTGAGAGGTCCTGCAGAACTGACTTGTGGTCCTACTGGACTATGGTCCCCATATCCACGTGCACCTAGCTGTGAAC CTGTGGACTGTGGTGCATTGATGAATCCTACTAATGGACGAGTGGACTCATTGTCTGGAACCACTTTCATGAATAGAGCTACCTATACTTGTAGCATAGGCCATAATCTTGTGGGAACCAGCTCAAGAATGTGTTTAGCAAATAGCAATTGGAGTTATGTACAGCCAACTTGTAAAG TTGTAGACTGTGGAGCACTTGAATACCCCACAAATGGACAAGTTGTGATATTGCAGGGAACCACTTTTGACCAACCAGCTGTGTACTCTTGCAATGAGGGGTACACACTAAATGGAGATGCCAGACGTACTTGCACTGCTAGTGGGCATTGGTTAGGATCAGCCCCATCATGTGATC CCGTGGATTGTGGTATTCTTGAGGCTCCAGCCAATG TTGTGCCCCAGGCTTCAACCTCACTGGATGCCCCTCAGCAGTGTGTCAGTCCAATGGTACCTGGTCATGTGACCCTCCCTTCTGTGCCG ACAATACAATGA
- the LOC135335325 gene encoding sushi, von Willebrand factor type A, EGF and pentraxin domain-containing protein 1-like isoform X1 yields MALFLCCLLGIVSLVYGQPLSRLAASNEPDGTDHTGEIISFSDVGSGVGTDPPAWYCYTHPGGVVWQGPSMSVLPIVYNRGAVDDELFISGVHDPRAVVLHRGPTHFSPDGEHCCVRITTNDSKCVTFTPCPTLSPVSNGMISYDAASNLATYSCVTGYTVTGTSSFITCNEVTMQWSSTERPTCELLCPDLTAPDNGGVMYSHTTTPKAEGSTATYTCATGYQMTGLMVRTCTATGWSSTGDNPVCTVVDCEPPTPPSNGEVSMRAGTTFSSVAHYSCHPCYRRLGVSLRICGGNGLWVPAPPTCEILDCDRPPDLNNGITITPYTTTCSSVVTYSCDRGYLLEGVSSRSCQTNEEWSNGTALCNPIDCGSLSSPDNGGVVMLSGSTFMSTATYSCNSGYPLRGPAVRTCRPDGRWSQYPPSCEPVDCGALINPTNGLVDTSSGTTFMDRATYTCNTGHNIVGTSSIMCLASGMWSSVQPTCEVVDCGALEYPTNGKVVILQGTTFGQSVVYSCNEGYTLNGDARRTCTVNGQWSGSAPSCDPVDCGILEAPANGNVATSQGTYFMDTGVYSCASGYNLTGCPSAVCQSNGTWSCDPPFCADNTMIQLKFGPTRYCVEWTDEKVKLMYKIMHIAITKAVGKSGHDIPMNNIQPGYFVCYKSTTRTTYRTTITGTKSFSAVEYAELISEWVESGVTTRVLWYAIKMDKACPVVIASMDKDECE; encoded by the exons ATGGCTCTATTTCTCTGCTGTCTGCTGGGAATTGTTTCTCTTGTGTATGGGCAGCCTTTAT CTCGACTGGCAGCATCCAATGAGCCCGACGGCACTGACCACACTGGAGAGATCATCTCGTTCTCTGATGTTGGATCAGGAGTTGGTACTGATCCACCAGCCTGGTATTGCTACACCCATCCTGGTGGTGTAGTGTGGCAGGGTCCTAGTATGAGTGTGTTGCCCATAGTTTATAACAGGGGTGCAGTTGATGACGAACTGTTCATCAGTGGTGTTCATGATCCTAGAGCCGTTGTTTTGCATCGTGGTCCCACACACttcagtcctgatggagaacactgctgtgtGAGGATTACCACCAATGATAGTAAATGTGTCACCTTCA CTCCCTGTCCCACACTGAGTCCTGTGTCTAATGGAATGATCTCATACGACGCAGCCTCGAACttggccacctacagctgtgtcacTGGGTATACTGTGACTGGTACCAGCTCATTCATCACCTGTAATGAGGTCACAATGCAGTGGAGTAGCACTGAGAGACCCACTTGTGAATTAC TTTGTCCAGACCTCACTGCGCCAGACAACGGAGGAGTAATGTACAgtcacaccaccacccccaaaGCTGAGGGCTCCAcggctacctacacctgtgccACTGGCTACCAGATGACTGGACTGATGGTGAGGACGTGCACTGCCACTGGATGGAGCAGCACTGGAGATAACCCTGTCTGCACTG TTGTGGATTGTGAACCACCTACTCCTCCCAGTAATGGAGAAGTTAGCATGCGTGCTGGTACTACGTTCAGTAGCGTGGCACACTACAGCTGCCATCCCTGCTATCGTCGTCTAGGAGTTTCATTACGGATTTGTGGAGGAAATGGACTGTGGGtcccagccccacccacctgtGAAA ttcTTGATTGCGATCGACCTCCAGATCTTAACAATGGAATAACCATAACACCTTACACAACAACTTGCAGCAGTGTGGtcacctacagctgtgacaGAGGCTATCTACTGGAGGGAGTTAGCTCACGTTCCTGTCAGACTAATGAGGAGTGGTCTAATGGAACAGCACTCTGCAATC CTATTGACTGTGGCAGCTTGAGTAGTCCTGACAATGGTGGCGTAGTAATGTTGTCTGGCTCTACCTTCATGAGCACAGCAACCTACTCTTGCAACAGTGGGTACCCACTGAGAGGTCCTGCAGTACGTACGTGTAGACCTGATGGGCGATGGTCCCAATATCCACCTAGCTGTGAAC CTGTGGACTGTGGTGCATTGATTAATCCAACTAATGGACTAGTGGACACATCGTCTGGAACCACTTTTATGGATAGAGCTACCTATACTTGCAACACAGGCCATAATATTGTGGGAACCAGCTCAATAATGTGTTTAGCAAGTGGAATGTGGAGTTCTGTACAgccaacttgtgaag TTGTTGACTGTGGAGCACTTGAATACCCCACAAATGGCAAAGTTGTGATATTGCAGGGAACCACTTTTGGCCAATCAGTTGTGTACTCTTGCAATGAAGGGTACACACTAAATGGAGATGCCAGACGTACTTGCACTGTTAATGGGCAATGGTCAGGGTCAGCCCCATCATGTGATC CCGTGGATTGTGGTATTCTTGAGGCTCCAGCCAATGGTAATGTCGCCACATCTCAAGGCACTTACTTTATGGACACTGGCGTGTACAGCTGTGCCTCAGGCTACAACCTCACTGGATGCCCCTCAGCAGTGTGTCAGTCCAATGGCACCTGGTCATGTGACCCTCCCTTCTGTGCCG ACAATACAATGATCCAACTCAAGTTCGGCCCAACTCGCTATTGTGTGGAGTGGACT GATGAGAAGGTTAAATTGATGTACAAGATCATGCACATTGCCATCACCAAGGCAGTAGGAAAAAGTGGACATGACATTCCCATGAACAATATTCAACCTGGCTACTTTGTATGTTACAAATCCACAACAAGGACGACCTATCGAACCACGATCACTGGTACGAAGAGTTTTAGTGCTGTCGAGTATGCTGAGTTAATTAGCGAGTGGGTGGAGTCTGGAGTGACCACCAGGGTGCTTTGGTACGCTATCAAGATGGACAAGGCCTGTCCAGTGGTCATTGCCTCCATGGACAAGGATGAGTGTGAATAA
- the LOC135335325 gene encoding sushi, von Willebrand factor type A, EGF and pentraxin domain-containing protein 1-like isoform X2, protein MALFLCCLLGIVSLVYGQPLSPCPTLSPVSNGMISYDAASNLATYSCVTGYTVTGTSSFITCNEVTMQWSSTERPTCELLCPDLTAPDNGGVMYSHTTTPKAEGSTATYTCATGYQMTGLMVRTCTATGWSSTGDNPVCTVVDCEPPTPPSNGEVSMRAGTTFSSVAHYSCHPCYRRLGVSLRICGGNGLWVPAPPTCEILDCDRPPDLNNGITITPYTTTCSSVVTYSCDRGYLLEGVSSRSCQTNEEWSNGTALCNPIDCGSLSSPDNGGVVMLSGSTFMSTATYSCNSGYPLRGPAVRTCRPDGRWSQYPPSCEPVDCGALINPTNGLVDTSSGTTFMDRATYTCNTGHNIVGTSSIMCLASGMWSSVQPTCEVVDCGALEYPTNGKVVILQGTTFGQSVVYSCNEGYTLNGDARRTCTVNGQWSGSAPSCDPVDCGILEAPANGNVATSQGTYFMDTGVYSCASGYNLTGCPSAVCQSNGTWSCDPPFCADNTMIQLKFGPTRYCVEWTDEKVKLMYKIMHIAITKAVGKSGHDIPMNNIQPGYFVCYKSTTRTTYRTTITGTKSFSAVEYAELISEWVESGVTTRVLWYAIKMDKACPVVIASMDKDECE, encoded by the exons ATGGCTCTATTTCTCTGCTGTCTGCTGGGAATTGTTTCTCTTGTGTATGGGCAGCCTTTAT CTCCCTGTCCCACACTGAGTCCTGTGTCTAATGGAATGATCTCATACGACGCAGCCTCGAACttggccacctacagctgtgtcacTGGGTATACTGTGACTGGTACCAGCTCATTCATCACCTGTAATGAGGTCACAATGCAGTGGAGTAGCACTGAGAGACCCACTTGTGAATTAC TTTGTCCAGACCTCACTGCGCCAGACAACGGAGGAGTAATGTACAgtcacaccaccacccccaaaGCTGAGGGCTCCAcggctacctacacctgtgccACTGGCTACCAGATGACTGGACTGATGGTGAGGACGTGCACTGCCACTGGATGGAGCAGCACTGGAGATAACCCTGTCTGCACTG TTGTGGATTGTGAACCACCTACTCCTCCCAGTAATGGAGAAGTTAGCATGCGTGCTGGTACTACGTTCAGTAGCGTGGCACACTACAGCTGCCATCCCTGCTATCGTCGTCTAGGAGTTTCATTACGGATTTGTGGAGGAAATGGACTGTGGGtcccagccccacccacctgtGAAA ttcTTGATTGCGATCGACCTCCAGATCTTAACAATGGAATAACCATAACACCTTACACAACAACTTGCAGCAGTGTGGtcacctacagctgtgacaGAGGCTATCTACTGGAGGGAGTTAGCTCACGTTCCTGTCAGACTAATGAGGAGTGGTCTAATGGAACAGCACTCTGCAATC CTATTGACTGTGGCAGCTTGAGTAGTCCTGACAATGGTGGCGTAGTAATGTTGTCTGGCTCTACCTTCATGAGCACAGCAACCTACTCTTGCAACAGTGGGTACCCACTGAGAGGTCCTGCAGTACGTACGTGTAGACCTGATGGGCGATGGTCCCAATATCCACCTAGCTGTGAAC CTGTGGACTGTGGTGCATTGATTAATCCAACTAATGGACTAGTGGACACATCGTCTGGAACCACTTTTATGGATAGAGCTACCTATACTTGCAACACAGGCCATAATATTGTGGGAACCAGCTCAATAATGTGTTTAGCAAGTGGAATGTGGAGTTCTGTACAgccaacttgtgaag TTGTTGACTGTGGAGCACTTGAATACCCCACAAATGGCAAAGTTGTGATATTGCAGGGAACCACTTTTGGCCAATCAGTTGTGTACTCTTGCAATGAAGGGTACACACTAAATGGAGATGCCAGACGTACTTGCACTGTTAATGGGCAATGGTCAGGGTCAGCCCCATCATGTGATC CCGTGGATTGTGGTATTCTTGAGGCTCCAGCCAATGGTAATGTCGCCACATCTCAAGGCACTTACTTTATGGACACTGGCGTGTACAGCTGTGCCTCAGGCTACAACCTCACTGGATGCCCCTCAGCAGTGTGTCAGTCCAATGGCACCTGGTCATGTGACCCTCCCTTCTGTGCCG ACAATACAATGATCCAACTCAAGTTCGGCCCAACTCGCTATTGTGTGGAGTGGACT GATGAGAAGGTTAAATTGATGTACAAGATCATGCACATTGCCATCACCAAGGCAGTAGGAAAAAGTGGACATGACATTCCCATGAACAATATTCAACCTGGCTACTTTGTATGTTACAAATCCACAACAAGGACGACCTATCGAACCACGATCACTGGTACGAAGAGTTTTAGTGCTGTCGAGTATGCTGAGTTAATTAGCGAGTGGGTGGAGTCTGGAGTGACCACCAGGGTGCTTTGGTACGCTATCAAGATGGACAAGGCCTGTCCAGTGGTCATTGCCTCCATGGACAAGGATGAGTGTGAATAA